The DNA segment GATTTATTTACAGATTGTGCTTTTTCTACATTTTTGGTACCTTGGTTATCGGTGTGATTGTCAATTCCAACAGCAATAGGCTTTTAAGTGGCGGTAGTGATGCTTCGGCCTCTCCTTTTGTTATTGGTATCCAAAATGCTGGAATACCAGTTTTAAACCATATTATAAATGCTGTTATCTTGACTTCTGCTGCTTCGGCTGGTAATTCCTTCTGTTATTCGGCCTCAAGATCCTTATACTCCATGGCTGTCAAAGGGTTAGCTCCGAGTTGCTTTGCTAAAGTTAACAAATTAGGAGTTCCTTACTACTGTGTTTTAGTTTCTTCGGCAGTAGGATGTCTTGCTTACCTTAACTGCTCCTCATCCTCTTCCAATGTTTTCACCTGGTTCTCAAATATTGCTACTATTTCTGGTTTTATTAGTTGGATTGCCGTCGGAATGGCCTATTTGAGATGGAGAAAAGCCATAGAATACCATAACTTACAAGATAGAGTTACTTACAGAACGATTTTACAACCATATGGTGCCTATTTTGTGATAATTTTTATCGGTCTCGTTACTTTGACTAACGGATATGCagttttctttgatttcaatgGAGCTGATTTTGTTGCGGCATACATCACGTTCCCAATCGTCATAGTCTTATACTTTGGCcacaaaatatataatcGTACGGTGAACGGAGTAACCAGGTGGATTAGACCATTGGAAGAAGTCGATTTATTTACTGGCTTGGATTTgatcgaagaagaagacaatAATACTCCTGATAGAGTACCGAAAAACGTGGCAGAAAAGATCTGGTACTGGGTCGCATAGACTTTTCCAGGTATATGTTTAGCACCTTGCTCTacatttaattcatctgtttcatatatttaatagTTCATATTTAGGTAATTAGATTTACATAAACgatattttgcaacttaAATGCGGTCACGTGTCTCATCgctttttcttcattccTATTGCactataatttttttttttcacttGTAGATGATATCAACTATATTGGCCATTTGATTACAGCAAGAGACATGTCGAGTTTATCACAACAGTTAAAGTCAATAAACGAGAAGACAGCCTCTGTGGCTTTGGATAGAAAATCTCGTTCGAAGATACATTCCAAGTCACTTATATTTGATCCCAAAATTGCATCAACTCAGGACtatgattatttatatcaaattGGGTTAGAGGGTTTAGAAGACCTTATTGAAATAGATTCTAGATTTAGTAAATTTAAGCAGACTTTGTTTTCAGAAACAACTATTAACTTGGATAGAAATGTTCAAACTCAAGATACATTGgatcaattaaataagaACGTTGAAGTTTTCTTGTCATTAGTCAGTCCTTACTATTTATTAACCCCTTCGACCAAGGCAGTTGAATGGTTAATTAGAAGgttttatattaatatccATAATGGAGAAATGCTATTACTCACAAGTTTGCCGTTTTACAATTCCCCAGTTTTCgtcaaaattttgaatgtCATTCCAAAGAATCAATTCCCAAAGATTTTTGAATGGGTTGTTGGGTACAAGGATTTGTTGAAGTCTCCTACTTCTAGTTCTATTTTGAAGTCATTCCACAACGATGCTAAATTTTTCGAATTATATTCCAAGTATTTGATGGACCAGTTAAACAACCATGCTGTTTTTAAAGAACAGTTAGTTTTTTATTTGGCAAATACTGTTCAGTTAGTTGCATCGTTCACTCATAATTTGGGTCAGTTCGGAGAAACCTATTTACCAGTTATTTTGGAAGTTGTCggaaaattattattggcaGGTTCAAAGTTTTCATCTACTTTACGCAATGACATAATGTTAACCGCTTATTCGATAATTTCGGTACTTAGTTCGCTTGTTCCATTGAGCGCTGATTTAGTTAAATCATTCACGGAGTCAATATTGCAAGACCCAACTGCATGCGACTCTAATACACGCAAGCAAACCGTCATCGTATTAGGTCAATTATGGAATTTTTacaatgaagataattttgaagttgattGTTTTAAAAATTTACCTGCCTCAAAGTTGGTTCAAGatgatttgttgaaaaatttaattgagGAGGGctataaaatcaataaattattagtaGTCTATTTTGCATCTAATTTACCACAAATCGATGCATTTAAGATTTTTGACTTCATTAATGTGGACAAATCTGAAACTTTTTTTAAGATTGTGACTAGCaaattattgtattatGCATACAATAATCAGGATGAAGCTATAAGAGCGAAGTTGATTGAAGCTTTTGAATCCTTGTTAAGAACAAACAAAGAATTGTTTGTTAAAGTTTTACAGAATTATAAAGATGGCTTAGATATATCACAGTTAGAAATGCAACTCATGACTACTTTAGGTGACtctaatattgaaaatattcacGATGCAGATATCGAATTAGAggacgaagaagaagaagaagaagaagatcagGCAGTACTTGATGTTGACTTTTCAGATGTATGTAATAGCTTAGAAAATTACAAGACATCTACTACTTCATTCTTAAACAAATCATCAGATGAAGAGTTTACCAAGTTATTTCAAGCATTTGCAGAAAAGTCTCGTTCGTTTAATATTAAATCGcaaaaattaatacttGCAAAATTCTCAAAGGCTATTTTTGTTTCTCCTGAAGCTTCTATTTCCTTTATGTTGAGAGTTTCATTTACACCATCCGTACCTTTGTCAATAAGACTTTTAGTTTTACGTTTCATTAAATTGagattgaaagaattgtcCTTGTCCGAAGATAAAATAGATACATACTTACTTGCTCCTATTTTACTCTTAGGGTTGTACGATACAAACAAATCAGTTAGAGCAGGATTCGCAGAGTTGTTAAGAGTAGTTAAAGATACCACTCTGAAATTTCATGGtaataagaaaaaggtCAAAACTTCTTTATTCATGGAAGATCAAATTTATGGTAATACAGAACCTAGCAAGCGTGCTATTGTTCCACCTCAGGATGGGTTAGAAATGTTAAATGTTTTGATCGAGGATTCAAAGTCAATTTTAGATGACACTgtaattgataaatctCGATTAAATTACGTGCTCTTCCAGGTTTTATTTAAAAGTCAAAAATCTGgtcaaaagaaatttggTCAACTACTTTTGAAAACTTTCATTTTAAATCAATGGACTCTTCCATTTTGGCCAATTGTCTTCAAGTATAAAGTATGGAATATAATTAGTATCGagaataattctaatgGTGGAAATGACGATAGATTCTTTTTTATTGATACAGATTTGACCGATTACTTTTCTAATAGAGATGACTTGATTGAACAAGCAAAGGCTTCAAAGATAGATTTCGAAAACGACGTTGAAAAAGCAATAGTTGGATTAGTAGGTGGTACATCCTCTAATGATAAGAATGTAAACAAGGAAGCTGATTGGCTCTTGAAAGCACTTGAAGCTCCAAACAAATTACAAGTTGCTGCTGGTAAGAGATTAAGCAGTGTATTTACTTCTTTTACCTCGATTGATATGAGAGCCAAATTAGTTAATAAGttgattgaattattgattaatgatGGCGACGATAGTGATAATTTGGTAGTCGACCCTGTAGAAGTATTGCAGTTGTTAGATATGGATCATGAAACAATTATTTCTGTTTTAAGAAATGTCCAAATTGTTTCTCAAATCCCTGAACAAGGTATAGTTAAGAGGAGAAGAAGGTCATCTAATTCAACTAAGCAAGCTATGGCCAGAGATGATATCAGTAGCATCGCAGCTActcatttgaagaaattgactATCGTTTTAGATCTAttagaattcaatttaaGAAAGAAGACTTCAGATATAGCAAAACCAGATTTACTTCAAAACTTGTTCAGGATTTTAACAGatttggattatttggGAAATGATGGTAACTTGCCCATTTTATATGCCCAAGAAACTTTGGCTTCGTGTATGCTTTTAAGTATTGTCCAGATGAAAGACAATTCAAAGTCAAAtagtttcaaatttgaCTCTAATGTCGTGAGAGCTGATTTGATTGTTAACTCAATTAGATTATCTCAATCTCCTCAAGTTCAAAACAGGTTGTTACTAGTTATAGCTGAATTAGCAGCTCTTGCACCTGAGATAATTTTACATTCTGTTATGCCCATCTTCACTTTTATGGGTGCTCATACAGTTAGAcaagatgatga comes from the Debaryomyces hansenii CBS767 chromosome B complete sequence genome and includes:
- a CDS encoding DEHA2B01100p (similar to uniprot|P42945 Saccharomyces cerevisiae YJL109C UTP10 nucleolar protein); this translates as MSSLSQQLKSINEKTASVALDRKSRSKIHSKSLIFDPKIASTQDYDYLYQIGLEGLEDLIEIDSRFSKFKQTLFSETTINLDRNVQTQDTLDQLNKNVEVFLSLVSPYYLLTPSTKAVEWLIRRFYINIHNGEMLLLTSLPFYNSPVFVKILNVIPKNQFPKIFEWVVGYKDLLKSPTSSSILKSFHNDAKFFELYSKYLMDQLNNHAVFKEQLVFYLANTVQLVASFTHNLGQFGETYLPVILEVVGKLLLAGSKFSSTLRNDIMLTAYSIISVLSSLVPLSADLVKSFTESILQDPTACDSNTRKQTVIVLGQLWNFYNEDNFEVDCFKNLPASKLVQDDLLKNLIEEGYKINKLLVVYFASNLPQIDAFKIFDFINVDKSETFFKIVTSKLLYYAYNNQDEAIRAKLIEAFESLLRTNKELFVKVLQNYKDGLDISQLEMQLMTTLGDSNIENIHDADIELEDEEEEEEEDQAVLDVDFSDVCNSLENYKTSTTSFLNKSSDEEFTKLFQAFAEKSRSFNIKSQKLILAKFSKAIFVSPEASISFMLRVSFTPSVPLSIRLLVLRFIKLRLKELSLSEDKIDTYLLAPILLLGLYDTNKSVRAGFAELLRVVKDTTSKFHGNKKKVKTSLFMEDQIYGNTEPSKRAIVPPQDGLEMLNVLIEDSKSILDDTVIDKSRLNYVLFQVLFKSQKSGQKKFGQLLLKTFILNQWTLPFWPIVFKYKVWNIISIENNSNGGNDDRFFFIDTDLTDYFSNRDDLIEQAKASKIDFENDVEKAIVGLVGGTSSNDKNVNKEADWLLKALEAPNKLQVAAGKRLSSVFTSFTSIDMRAKLVNKLIELLINDGDDSDNLVVDPVEVLQLLDMDHETIISVLRNVQIVSQIPEQGIVKRRRRSSNSTKQAMARDDISSIAATHLKKLTIVLDLLEFNLRKKTSDIAKPDLLQNLFRILTDLDYLGNDGNLPILYAQETLASCMLLSIVQMKDNSKSNSFKFDSNVVRADLIVNSIRLSQSPQVQNRLLLVIAELAALAPEIILHSVMPIFTFMGAHTVRQDDEFSSSALQQTIAKVIPALAANGSSSLSYEIEFLLTSFVAAFQHIPRHRRVKLFTSLTKTLSYKHSLHIILFLMGQQYSNNITRNKAHESISILEFTSAFLKNFSAQEQLEGVEKFYQLWNQIPNAQLEPNSDEFNALSSRSIFGVSILSLSKSGLLTFKSQLLNFIDKVLDSDTQNDFSNLPSLKLKIALILLDPKKPAEDKSDLLNYFRKVTSFILSSLDTFTNVSRNDVLLDNLYALLGNFLDLLPLNYFIDSIIDSLDCDQISNTLEIKIAKNFAILASRKIENELNANNIDDVIEESILQKLLPVLNKGIKKNLDIELQQAYLNAFSSIVNKFGGSTHLLVTQGNTEALINSLNIITSNSGLLSEQPEIVISSINAITSIVNVLGVKAIGLFPKIVPPSLNIWKTTTASEDESSKLLQASIILLLACLIKKIPVFMTTSLDSIFITILTSDSVDNTVRSSVLQLIVEHMELSQVLKSLCNIWNNKKFYQNDNAGNLGLYLNVLQSTIERMDKKSASSQSTLFMKWLIQAFEFRHYAFDENNKFDNNTIHRLESSFHSCGASYVMKLNDKSFRPLFANLVRWAVSGEGSNATGNTELSRLLAFFKFFSKLQDKLKSIITSYFSYLIDPVSSILNRFANGDIVDINLRRILLNSLTSSFKYDQDDYWSQQSRFDSICSPLLNQLSNIEPNIGKYLVKCVSSFISNVSSEEYNEKLVHGLIEFISNENESTTSNTKIWTIRTLKTIFQKMGEQWLSYLPTLIPYIAELLEDDDEEVELEVRNGLVRVIENVLGEPLDRYLD